tttttccttttattgatttgtaggagttctgtattatggatattaatcttgtttatatatatatatattttctttcttaacatcACTTTGTTAGTATCTGTTCATGGAAATTGATAATCCATCATAGACAGGAGTTTgacaatattaaaatttaaatgagcagggctagtaattttatttctttgtagctACCTAGAGAAATATCCACATATCCATATATTTACTTACAGAGACATCTACAGAGTTGTGCATTGGAGCATGTGCAGTAATGtaaaaaatataggaagaaagGAGATAAGTTAAATGCTCCTGGCTAGGGAAATGATGAAATTCTGGTAACGTGTCATTGGCATGCAGTGCAGGCTAACATGGAAAGCGCACTGAGTTGCGATCCCAGTATGATGCCTCTTACAACATGTCTGTAGAAACACGTGTACATACACAATACAGGGAAAACGTGGGAAGGATATGTATTACGCTGGTATCTGTGGTGTCGTGGTGTCCTCTCTTCTGCTGTGGCGAGAGTGGTTTGTCAAGTGCGTTGTGAGctttgttgtttgggttttttactGGCAGTAATCTTTCTgtaagaattaataccaatttcACATGGAAGAAGCTAGTTTTCTGGTGAGAATTTCTGTTGATGCAAAATGCCTTATCCTCAAATGTTGAGGGAGAGGAGTTCTAGAGTCAGTGGCAGACGGTGGACCAGAGTTAAAGTCTGTCTTGTCTTATTTCCCTTCACTCTAGTCTAGGCAGCTTTCCCTCTTCATAACCAAAGGCAAGAAATTAACTTTGACAAAAACCCCTAACACATAAGGactggatttctttaaaaaactctgGGTCCGGAGTCTCAAAACTTGGACACATTTAGTGAGAAGCCAGCTGTGAGCCACCATTCTCAGCTCTTTGGCGCCTTGGGCTGTCCTTGACCTGTagttctccctccctcttgttCTGGTCATCCCTGTTCATGCAGCTCCAATTCTGGAGCCTGATGTACTATCAGATTTCCTTTCAAAGGTCAAGTCAGAATTCAAGGCACAGCTGGGTGAAGCGCATGCTGGGCATCTTAAATTAGGAAGTTTGGTGACTTGAGACAGGTTGCTCTGTGACTAGATTAATGGCTAACATTCCATACTTGGAGTGGATCTCAGGCTAGCTCCCCCGTGGAAAGGCATGCTCCCAGCCCAGCAGAGCATCGGGTAGGGGATCTGGATGTGTGgagtatggaatgtttttcaaGAGGTAGGAGGTGCCAATGACAGGCTGCGCTCGGTTCCTGGCTGTCATGTGGTGTAATGCACTGGCTCTCGGAGTGGCAAGGGAgaagctggggttggggggggtgggtacCTGGGAGAGGAAACTAGTAAAAGAAAGGATGGCAGCCTTGAAACTGGgagtgggggggatccctgggtggcgcagcggtttggcgcctgcctttggcccagggcgcgatcctggagacccgggatcgaatcccacgttgggctcctggtgcatggagcctgcttctctctctgcctctctctctctccatgtctatcataaataaataaatctttaaataaaaaaaacaaacaaacaaaaaaaagaaactgggagtGGGGAAGTCTATTGAAGCCTGGTTTCCTCCTGTAGGTGCCTTGCAGATTCCTGACGCGGCGGTCAGCCTCTTGGGTCTGTCCTTCCCGAGGTCGTCTCTAGGATTCTGGCCTCCTTTGGCTTAGGACAGGCTGGCTGGGTCTTTCAGGGTCTCAGGCAGTTGGACCTGTGGCAACATGGAGGCTCACactcaactctttttttcttttttttttttttttaattttttatttatttatgatagtcacacacagagagagagagaggcagagacataggcagagggagaagcaggctccaggcaccgggagcctgatgtgggatttgatcccgggtctccaggatcgcgccctgggccaaaggcaggcgccaaaccgctgcaccacccagggatccctcaactctttttttttctagtggccCAGGCACCCCCGGCCACATGTCTATTGGTTGGATTACCCCTGAGCAGGTGTAAGGGATGgcacaggtgcaggagagtgggtGTCTGAGGATGCACCTGACTCAGCCCAGAGCGGCTCCTGCTGTGTTCAGCGGGCTGCACGCCCACGCTGGTATTTTGGTGAGCGTTACAGAACCACTGAGCTATctggcctgccctcccccaggACGTAGCTCTCCTATAAAAGGGCTGAGCAGCTCAGCTCCTCTGACTGGGGCGTGGAGAGCAGGGGGACCATGGACACCATCAGCATCCAGCAGTTGGTAAGGACGTGGGGCGGAGGGTGGGAGGCAGGTTACTGTCTAGGTGTCCCCAGGCTGACTCAGCAGGAGGACGTCCAGCTAGAGGGGGGCAGGCGGCTGCTATCTGTGGCTGGAGGATTGGTTTAGTGGCAGAAACGTGTGGTGGTTTTCCGGGGTGTCCATCCAGCTCCGTGAGGCAGTGAGAGGGGAGCAATGGGAAGACATCAAGTGACGGTGTCGGCTGACAACCCTTGAGTTAGTGAGTCTTGCTGGGGAGTGTGATGGCAAGAGGGACAGGAGATGGCAGGCTACCGCAGAGGACACGGATGTTGCCGCGGGGTGCGTGGGCTCAGCTACTGTGACAGCTGATGCTCTGGAAACGGTGCGGGGGGCCTGGCTGCCTTGGtcggggggcaggaaggagggtgCTCTGGAGTTCCGGGCAGTGAGAGAAACGGCCTACCAGTGAGACTTGGGGTGGCAGTTTGGGTGCAGGGGGGCACGGGAGCCCCACTGTGGGCCGGCGCCTCCGCTAACCCGGCCCGGGACGGCCTCTCCGGGAGCCGGTTGCAGGGCCAGCATTTGCTTTAGAGGAGAATGTAGTTCTTTTCTGCCCTGCCATCCTGTCATCCCGTCATCCCAGCCGTTTCCCTCCCCCCGGTATGCTTCTCCTCAGTGCTCCccagcccctgagcccctggcGGTCAGGGAGGAAGAACAGATCATTGTGTGCTGGGTTCTGCCCCGGTTTCCTCCTCAGCCCCTTGAGCTGTGTGCTAGTTTTACCCCATCCTAGTGGTGAAAAAAAGAGCTTCAcaagagccaagatttgaacctaGGAATTCAGACTTTTACCCGGGAGGCATCTCTGTCCCTCTGAGCTTGGGGTCAGGTGGCAGTATGGCGTGATCTGATAGGAATGTAAGGATGACAGCCCAGTAGGGAAGCTGAGGGGTCACCTGTCCTGAGCATACCTGGACACAAGCCCAGCAGTATAAATAGATGTGGTGTCATGGCCCCGACCCTGTGTCCTGCTGACAGGACAAGGTAGGCGGCGGTTATCCTCCCGAGCCCTGGGCAACACTCCTGGGGGTGAGAGCCAAGAGCCACAGGCATCAGGGAGCGTGCCAGGAAGCTTCGAGAAGGGTCAGGCCACTGTGAGCTCCACTACACTAATCTCTGTCAGGAGGGATCCTTTACTGCACAGCTGTGTTTTCTAGGGATTCCTCATTTTTCGGAGTGTTTCTCCATGTCCCGTTCCTACAGGTGTGTGGAGACAGAGTTGAAAGGAAAGTGTTGGGATGTGGACGGGGAGCTCCTGATCCTGGAGGcgggcccagggcctggaggctgggagcCCAAGAGGCTGTGGCCCGGGAGCGGTGGAaactggaagaagagaagaagaagaaagtgagtggggctggggctgggggtggcgggTGCCAAACCTGAGCGGGCAGGCTCTGAGCAGCGGGGACCTCAGGCAGCTGGGGTCCCCCCGAGGGCAAGGCCCGTGGCTGACGGCTGGTGTGGCCTGGTCTGTGCCCCAGGTTGAGAGGTTTAACAGCTCCAGACTGAATCTGGAGACCCTGGCTGACTTGGAGAACTTGGTTCAAAGACGCAGAGAAAAGCGACTGAAACGGAGAGTCCCCCCCAGGGCACCTGAGCCCGTGGCTAAGGTGAGTGAGAAGTGGGGGGCTGAGTTGCTGGGGGAAGCGCTTCCTGGCCCCGCAGGTGGGCTTGGGCTGCTGAGCTGCACAGACTCCACTCAGGAGGCCCCACAGCCCTCGTATTTGTTTGCTGGGGACCCCACACCCCATGGCTCAACAACAGGAATGTACGCTCCCAGTTCTGGGGGCCGGAAGTCTGAGCCCCAAGTACCGGCAGCGTccgttccttctgagggctgtgcgGGAACGCCTAGGCCTGCCCTCTTCTAGCTTAGGTGCTCCTTAGCTCGTGGTGGCCTCACCCTGATCTTGGATCTCTGTGGCACTCTCCCTGTGGGCGTGCTGTGTCCACAtgtccctttcctttcctttccctttcctttccttttttcttctttctttctttcgattttatttattcataagagacagagagagaggcagagacacaggcagagggagaagcaggcttcatgcagggagcccaacgcgggactcgatcccgggtccgcaggatcaggccctggaccgaaggtggcgctaaaccgctgagccacccgggctgccccacatgtCCCCTTTCATTCAGGACACCAGTCGTGCCAGATTAGGGCCCACTTAACTCCACTGTGACGTCATCCTAACTAATTACAGGCACAGTGGCCCTATTTCCGGATACAGCCACATTCTGTGGGGAGGGCCATGGCAACCCATCATGGGCACTACAGGTGCCTATTCCGTGAATCTCGGGGGGTGCTGCGGGGTCAAGAATCCATGGTCTGTATAAGCCACCACCCCACACGCTAGTCCATGGCTGGCTCTTTGGGAGCCGCTTGGCTAGGCTGGTGATGTGGTGGTGGCCCAGGGGCCTACAGTTAGGGGAAGTGCTTTGGTCTTGTCTTGTGACTTACGCAGccacagccccaggcccagcGGGAGCCTGTGGACCTGGAGATGTTCCTGAAGGCAGCTGCTGAGAACCAGGAGGCCCTGATTGACAAGTACCTGACAGACGGAGGGGACCCCAGTGCCCATGACAAGGTAGCAAGTGGTGGGGAACCAGACTGCAGTGTCAGAGCTGCCGGGGAGCCATCCTCAGTGTGTTCCAGGCGAGGCCTAGGAAACTGCTTGCCTCTTTTATGGGGTGCGAGCCCGGTGGGGCCTCCTGAGCCCAGAGTGTGTGGCCCTGGGTGTGATGAGGGACCAGGCACCTCCGTTCGGGGAACCTGTACTGGGAGTTGGACCCAGGGCAGGGCCTCGAGGGGGCGGCCGTGCTCCCACCTGCTGATCGCCCGTCTCCGCCCCAGCTGCACCGCACCGCCCTGCACTGGGCCTGCCTGAAGGGTCATGGCCAGCTCGTGAACAGGCTGTTAGAGGCGGGGGCTTCCGTGGATGCTCGTGACCTGGTGAGAAGTGGGGCAGGCCCATCCTCCCGGCGGGCACCTGTGCAGCACCATAGCATGCCAGTGCCTCGATGCTTGTTCTGCAGCTGGACAGGACACCTGTGTTCTGGGCCTGCCGTGGAGGACACCTGGACATCCTCAAACAGCTGCTAAACCAGGGAGCCCAGGTCAACGCCCGGGACAAGGTGAGGGGGACGCTGAAGAGAAGCCGGTTGAGCAGTGCCCAGGATGGAGGAAGAGAGCACAGCCACTCGGGGCTGGGATGAGGCCTCACCAGGTGGGGGTGGTGCTGACCCTCCTTCACGCCCTCAGATCTGGAGCACCCCGCTGCACGTGGCTGTGCGCACAAGACACTGTGACTGCCTGGAGCATCTCATCGCCTGTGGAGCCCACCTCGATGCCCAGGACAAGGTGGGTGCTCGGTCTTTTTGGTTTGGGTCAGCTCTGCCAGGGGACAGTGACTGATGGAGCCTGAGCTTAGGGAAGGCACCTGCCAACTGGACCCTCCTGGAGACGGGGAGCTCAGGAGGATGACCTCCCATTTCCCAACAGGAAGGGGACACGGCTCTGCATGAGGCCGTGCGGCATGGCCACTACAAAGCCATGAAGGTGCTGCTGCTCTACGGAGCCAAGCTGGGTGTGCAGAACGCGGTAGGAGCAGGGCCGAGGCCCTGGACCCTGGTCTGAGGAGGGCGGGTGGCCCctaaggaggaaggagaggactgATCTGGTATCCTTGTTCCCAGGCTTCGGTGACCCCGGTACAGCTGGCACGGGACTGGCAGCGGGGCATCCGCGAAGCACTGCAGGCCCATGCCGGGCATCCCCGCACCCGGTCCTGACGACAGCACCCTGTAGGGTCACTTCACCGCCACCATTCCATCCCTTTCACCTCCCATCCTTACGTCCTCACCATCACCCGCACCCCTCAGCTGTCCTCAGCTCTCTCCCTCCGGGGGCTGCTTCCTCAGCCCACCCCACCAGGACTGAACAGCAGCGCGATAAAGCAGACCCCTGCCCAAGTGTCAGGGATGGCTTGTTCCCTGCCAGGGTGTGGGTTCGGGAAGGCTGCCCAGGACCACAGGGAAGCAAGAGGGGGGCCAGGTGAGGACTGTGCAGGAGGGTGGCACTCCAGCACAGAGCAAAACTGAATAGTCCTAAGCCTcgggctgcccagggctgggcGCCAGATGTCCTTGGTGTCCCTGATGCTCAGTCTGGGAGACtgtgccccccccgcccctggacCAGTTTCCtctgggtttgtgtgtgtgtgtgtgtgtgtgtgtgtgtgtgtgtgtgtgatccaGCATGAGGCCAGCAGCTGCCATCCAGGCGTTCCTGCAGTTGGCCGAGGCCCTTGGGCAGGGGATTTCTCTGGGAATTCCATTCCTATCAGTAGCAACCCTGATAGTGTGTGGAGTGGCTCCACGCAGCTTTGGCCTTAGGGATTCTGGAGTTGGGTCTGGCAGTTGAGGGgcaagggggcgggggcggtCACAGGTTTGAGGCCCCCTGCAGCCCAAGTCCAGTACCAACCTGGTTGCCTCAGAAGCCCTAAGACTGGTGCTAGAGCTGATGTTTTAGGGAAATCTTGTGTCTACTGGCCCAAGGCTTCGGTCAGCCTGCCTGCTGCTCTCTAGTTGGCCAGCTGGTGGCGCTTTTGTAGGGGTGAAATGCCTGGGAGCTGGGGATTGCTTGTGGCCCACCCAGCTTTTGGGGTGGCGGCCCGTAACCCTACTTTGCCTCAGGCGATGTCACCCTAGCACTAGAGCTTGAGCCCTGGCCTGGAC
The Canis lupus dingo isolate Sandy chromosome 10, ASM325472v2, whole genome shotgun sequence genome window above contains:
- the ANKRD23 gene encoding ankyrin repeat domain-containing protein 23, with protein sequence MDTISIQQLVCGDRVERKVLGCGRGAPDPGGGPRAWRLGAQEAVARERWKLEEEKKKKVERFNSSRLNLETLADLENLVQRRREKRLKRRVPPRAPEPVAKPQPQAQREPVDLEMFLKAAAENQEALIDKYLTDGGDPSAHDKLHRTALHWACLKGHGQLVNRLLEAGASVDARDLLDRTPVFWACRGGHLDILKQLLNQGAQVNARDKIWSTPLHVAVRTRHCDCLEHLIACGAHLDAQDKEGDTALHEAVRHGHYKAMKVLLLYGAKLGVQNAASVTPVQLARDWQRGIREALQAHAGHPRTRS